Below is a window of Ahaetulla prasina isolate Xishuangbanna chromosome 1, ASM2864084v1, whole genome shotgun sequence DNA.
ACGTAACTCTAGAGCCCTTTAAGAAGAAATGTATAAAACAAGTTTGtcaatcaacattgcttttataAAATATACAAGATTGTAGTTTGGCAAGTTTTATGTTTTGCATAGGTGAGTAGAATAGTTCAGAATTTGAGATTAAACAAGCAGAAGCAATTATATACATTCAAATCATAGCCCTACTTACACTAAAATGGTACCTATTATATATTGTCATTACTAATAGTAATGGAAATATGCTAGCAAGAATTAAATAGGCATGGTCTTCCactatatcatctattttatttacttGACCATTAATTCTGCCACTAATATCTTATTTCTGTTGTATTAATAAACTTCTGAAATAATTCAATTCTCTTTCATCATTTATGTAATAAACTAATTTTATAAAAATCATTTACTTGAGTTTTTATCTGGTAGTCTGTCAATTTTCCACACAATAGCTCTATAGGCACTTTCATACTTGGCTGTTCCAATTGAGACATGAATAATGGAGTCAGATTCAAGCTCATTTAAAGAGCCAAGGCAAGTTCTTCTGTTCATTTTTGCTTTCAGGGATCTCTGTCTTTGGAGGTTCATAGTCCAAAGAGTTTTGTTCCATTGTGAGGGAACAGGAAAGTGAACCATTACATTCTCACAGTGTTTTGTAGGGTATGAATATGCTGAAGACATGTTTATGAAAGCTTGCAGTTCGACATAAGCTCCTTGAACGACTGACAAGGCTTTGACAGAAAATGGAAGATCTGATCCATTATATTGTGTCCTATAACGCATTAGTTCTACTCTACAGCCATCTGGTGGTATAAATTTAATTATTCTTGAATGCTCAAATTCTTGCTTCTTCACACATTGATGAAAGTGATAGTCATTaatttcaatccattttttcttatTGTCTGACTCAAAATAATGTTCATCCCTCTTTTGTAGCTCCAAGTCATTTAGTGTCATAAAGCACTCAGAATTACCATTCAAaaagtttaatgaataaatatgagtTATGACAGCAGTTTCAGCTAACCTGTCTTCTGCTTTACTAATTGTCCCCCAAAAATTATCCACTATTTCCAAGATCATTTTTTGTTCTTCATAAtgtctctttggttttgaaaaagCAGGAAGCTTCATTAACTCGTCCTCAACTACCATTAGGAAGTCACTGAAGTCACTGTAATCAGTTGTTCCTAATTTCAGCATCTGTTCAATCTCTGCTTCATGAACCACTTCAGTTTTAGGATACTTCTTTTTCTCTGTATATGTCACATATTCAATTTTCACCGTATGGATTTTCCCAGAGATGTTGCAGTTCTCTAACTTTGGTTCTGAAAGCCTGCAAAATTGTTGCAGCTGGAATACTTTGAAAGGATTTTCAAGACCTTTTTCATAATACATTTGTAGGATTCCTCCTGGTAAAACTTTAAGGTAAATAGGACCCCACTGCCTTGATGAcatcatatttttcttttcaggAATCCTTAGCATGAAAGGCCAGCCATCTTTTCGCTGGCTGCTAAAGAGACTGCTTGGAATAAATGAAGGAAGGCCATCTCTAGTGCACATACATGGAACTGGTCTCAAAGCTCTTTCAGTGTTTGAAGTCTCTGTTTTCAAGTGTTCAAGCCTCTCACATATATAATTGAATGAACCCTGGTTTAAGCTTTTCTGATCTGGCCagcttttctttcctttaaaagaaaaatctctttcaaaatcTGACTCTTTTCCATGTCCATGAAAGCTTGGCAAAGACACAGTAGATGAACCTTCTGACCAAAATGGATTGGAGAAAGCAGATTCACTTGAAACATCCTGAAAAAAGGCTTGTGAGTCTAAGGTATTTTCCAATTTCTTTGAGTTTTCCTGATACATAACTTTTGCACCAGGTATTGGTTTCAGAGTAGAAAATTCTGAACTGTGCACAGGCTGAGATATTCCAATCAATTTTTGAGAAGGTGTTTCAATCAGTGGGAGATGATTAACGTTGGATGACAATTCTGGAATAGGACTAAGAAAATGAGTTCCTGATTTGGGAAAGCAAGGACTGATAGGATAGTCTCTGGTGGGTGTACAGAGTGGAGAATTACTGGGGGGATCAGGGCTATAGTAGTAGTCACTTATAGGAGATGAAAGAGAAGTACAGGTTATGGAGGACGATTGGTTTGAAAAATCTTGCATTTTAGGCAGTGTGAGTTTAAGCCCATTTGGTCTGCAAACGTTATCATTTTCTCTTGCTATTTGAGGAGACTGGGATTCATCTTCAAAAGTAACCCAGTTTGTGGTATTTGCAGTAAACATCTTGCTGCAGAAATCTGGGAAAACTGAGCAAAAGTTTCATTTGTAATTCATCTattaaaaagaagggaaaaaaacaagtcagaaaaatacatttattgatatatttatttcaatCAGTGTAATTTCAGGTTCAGAGACATGAATTATTAGAAGTGAACATTTAATGCCATTAGACAAAAAATCCACATTTTGTGTTTAAAAATACCTGTTATCAATAAATACATTCAATGTGCAATTGCTAAAGATTGgatgtctaaggagattctcagtcatccaggtcattgttgtcgcaaaggtggtttttttcaagagacaactggactttctggtttttctttgaagacattttgcttctcatccaagaagcttcttcagctctgagcttcttggatgagaagcgaaacatcttcaaagaaaaaccagaaagtccagttgcatcttgaaaaaagAGCACCTTTGGAATAAAGACTGGATGGATAAAGGAACTGGAGAGCCCCATTTCATCCAAATTCTCTTAAACATcagtatttttaaacatttaaaaatgttaaatcagTATTTTCAATAGATCTTTGATTATAGCTTATTCAAAAGGAACAACAGAATCACACTTACTTATCCTATTGCATTTGTATAGAAAAAGAATCAGTAA
It encodes the following:
- the STON1 gene encoding stonin-1 — encoded protein: MFTANTTNWVTFEDESQSPQIARENDNVCRPNGLKLTLPKMQDFSNQSSSITCTSLSSPISDYYYSPDPPSNSPLCTPTRDYPISPCFPKSGTHFLSPIPELSSNVNHLPLIETPSQKLIGISQPVHSSEFSTLKPIPGAKVMYQENSKKLENTLDSQAFFQDVSSESAFSNPFWSEGSSTVSLPSFHGHGKESDFERDFSFKGKKSWPDQKSLNQGSFNYICERLEHLKTETSNTERALRPVPCMCTRDGLPSFIPSSLFSSQRKDGWPFMLRIPEKKNMMSSRQWGPIYLKVLPGGILQMYYEKGLENPFKVFQLQQFCRLSEPKLENCNISGKIHTVKIEYVTYTEKKKYPKTEVVHEAEIEQMLKLGTTDYSDFSDFLMVVEDELMKLPAFSKPKRHYEEQKMILEIVDNFWGTISKAEDRLAETAVITHIYSLNFLNGNSECFMTLNDLELQKRDEHYFESDNKKKWIEINDYHFHQCVKKQEFEHSRIIKFIPPDGCRVELMRYRTQYNGSDLPFSVKALSVVQGAYVELQAFINMSSAYSYPTKHCENVMVHFPVPSQWNKTLWTMNLQRQRSLKAKMNRRTCLGSLNELESDSIIHVSIGTAKYESAYRAIVWKIDRLPDKNSNPDHLHSLSFKLELGSDQEIPSDWCPFAVVQFVVSEACASGTEVKSWGIDRDVQPQKHVIQKACYNCQVEIEKKWIRLEGEDPNKGGDCDIQ